The Rhodococcus sp. B50 DNA window CCTTGTTGAGCAGGCGCGAGATCGTCATGAGCGCGCCCTGGTAGATCCGTTCCGGGGGCATGCCGAGGCCTGAGGGGGACAGGGCGACCACGGAGAGGGCTCGGTCGCGCACGGCGAGCTCGATCGCGAGCCGGCCGCCGAGCGAGTTCCCCAGTACGTGCACCCGGTCGAGCCCGTGGGCATCGAGAGTCGTGACGAGGGTGTCGGTGAGGGCCCCGATCGTGGGACGGCCGCTCTGCTGCGGCGACGAACCGTGACCGGGTAGGTCGACGTTCAGCACGTCGAAATGCTCGGCGAGTCGTGGGACGAGTGCGGAGAAGTCGTCCATCGTGGCGCCGATGCCGTGAAGGAGGAGGAGGGGTTCACCGGATCCGGTGCGGCGGTAGGTCAGTCGTGAGTCCATCGGTTCCATTCTGCCCTGCGGGACGGGTCGGATGGCTCTGTCGCAGAGGTTGTGTGTTCTGTCACATTTGTGAGGAACGAAATGAAGCGAGCTGGTCAAATGCTGTCTTATAGCCCTTCCTTATCGAACTTCTAGAAACTATCGATTGGCACAATTAATGGTTCGCGGATAACGTCGGAGCCGTCAACCCCATCGAGACGAGTGAGGTTCTTACATGTCGCTGATCAACAAGAAGATCAAGCCGTTCAAGGCGGAGGCTTTCAAGGACGGCGCCTTCGTGACCGTGTCCGACGAGGACATCAAGGACAAGTGGGCGATCTTCTTCTTCTACCCCGCAGACTTCACGTTCGTCTGCCCGACGGAGCTCGGCGACCTCGCGGACCACTACGAGGAGCTTCAGAAGCTCGGCGTCGAGGTCTTCTCCGTCTCGACCGACACGCACTTCACCCACAAGGCGTGGCACGGTTCGTCGGAGACGATCGGCAAGATCAAGTACGCCATGATCGGTGACCCGACCCTGCAGATCAGCACCGACTTCGAGGTGCTTCGCGAGGAGCAGGGCCTGGCCGACCGCGGCACCTTCCTGGTCGACCCGGACGGCGTCGTCCAGTTCACCGAGGTCACCGCAGAGGGCATCGGCCGCAACGCTGCCGAGCTCGTCCGCAAGGTCAAGGCCGCTCAGTACGTCCGCAGCCACCCGGGCGAGGTCTGCCCCGCCAAGTGGGAAGAGGGCGACGACACCCTCGCTCCGTCGCTGGAGCTCGTCGGCAAGATCTGATTCGTCGACGGAAAATCGTTCCGGTGGCACGGGATCGAGCGTCCCGTGCCACCGGGCACCGTCCGGGTCCGCTCGGCTCGAGCTGAGAAGTTCGCCGACTCCCATCTTTTCCGGTCACAGTTCTTCCACCTCTGGAGTAGATCCTCATGCTCGATGCCTCCCTTGCCGCCCAGTTGAAGTCCCTCCTCGAGAAGGTCACCCAGCCGATCGAGCTCGTGTCGTCCCTCGACGACCGGCCGAAGTCGACGGAACTCGCCGACCTCCTCGACCAGATCGCCGGCATGTCCGACCTGGTCACCCACGTGCGCGACGGTGAAGCCACCCGTCGCCCCTCCTTCCTGATCCGCCGGGTCGGCACCGACATCGAGGTCGAATTCGCGGGCATCCCGCTCGGGCACGAGTTCACCTCCCTCGTGCTCGCCCTGCTGCAGGTCGGCGGCCACCCCTCGAAGGAAGCCGTCGAACTGCTCGAGCAGGTCCGCGACCTCGAGGGCGATTTCCACTTCGAGACCTTCTTCTCGCTGTCGTGCCAGAACTGCCCCGACGTGGTGCAGGCCCTGAACGTGATGTGTGTGACCAACTCGCGCATCAAGCACACCGCGATCGAAGGCTCCCTCTTCCAGGACGAGGTCGACGCCCGCCAGGTCATGGCCGTGCCGACCGTCTTCCTCAACGGGGAGCTGTTCGGCTCCGGGCGCATGAACCTCGAGCAGATCGTCGGCAAGCTCGACACCGGATCCGCCGAGCGCACTGCCGCCGCGATCAGCGAGAAGGATCCCTTCGACGTCCTCGTCGTCGGTGGTGGCCCGGCCGGCGCGACCGCCGCGATCTACGCTTCCCGCAAGGGAATCCGCACCGGTGTTCTCGCCGAGCGGTTCGGCGGCCAGGTGCTCGACACCATGGCCATCGAGAACTTCTCCTCCGTTCCCTACACCGAGGGCCCGAAGTTCGCCGCCGAGCTCGAGAACCACGTCCGCCAGTACGACGTCGACATCATGAACGTCCAGAAGGCCGCGAAGCTCACCCCCGCCCCCACCGAGGGCGGACTGGTCGAGGTCGAGCTCGAGAGCGGCGCCCGGCTGCTCTCGCGCAGCGTGATCCTCGCGACCGGTGCCCGCTGGCGCGCGATGAACGTGCCCGGCGAGGACGAGTACCGCAACAAGGGCGTCACCTACTGCCCGCACTGCGACGGTCCGCTGTTCAAGGGCAAGCGCGTCGCGGTCATCGGTGGCGGCAACTCCGGTGTCGAGGCGGCCATCGATCTCGCCGGTGTCGTCGCTCACGTGACCCTCATCGAGTTCGACTCGGTCCTGCGCGCCGACGAGGTGCTGCAGCGTAAGCTCCGCAGCCTGCCCAACGTCGACATCATCGTCAGCGCCCTGACCACCGAGGTGCTCGGCGACGGTTCGAAGGTCACCGGCCTGAGTTACACCGACCGCACCACCGACGAGTCGCGCACCCTCGAGCTGGACGGCGTGTTCGTCCAGATCGGTCTGCTGCCGAACACCGAATGGCTGTCCGGCACCGTCGAACTCAGCCAGCGCGGCGAGATCGTCGTCGACGACCACGGCCGCACCTCGGTGCCGGGTGTGTTCGCCGCCGGCGACTGCACGACCGTCCCGTACAAGCAGATCATCGTCTCCGCGGGTGCGGGTGCGACGGCCGCGCTCGGCGCGTTCGACCACCTGATCCGCACGAGCGCCCCGGCCGAGGACGCGGTCGCCGCGACCGTCTAGACGTCACTGCAGCCCCGTGGCCGTCACCCCTTCCGGGGTGGCGGCCACGTTGCTTCGAGTGAACTTCGGGGAGGTTGTGGTCGATAATTTCGACGAGAGCGACCACAACCTCCCCCAATTCACCCCGCGCAGGCATTGACGCGCTCTCGCCCTGGGCGTTCACTGAAATGCACACGTGTGTCCCCATCGCGACGGCGTCCCGGGAGGTCGACCTATGCGCAGCACACGGAAGTCCGGCCGGCGGCACAGACGTGGAGGGCATCTGCATCGCAGAGGCGCCACGGTGGTGGCGCTCATGGGGCTCCTCACCCTGTGGGCGACTCCCACGACGTCGGCGGACCCCGGCACCGGCTTCTCGATTCCCTTCTCCGGCGCACCGGATTACGAGCATCTGGCGCCGACGCAGGTCACCGAGCCGTCCCAGTTGCACGCTCCGCTCGGTCAGCAGAGGGCCGACGACATCGCCCGGCAGATCGGGCTGAGCCCGGAAGATGCGTTGTCCGAGCAGCAGGCCCGCGACCTCACCAGCGGCGGAGGAGTGGGCGGTAGCCGCGAGGCGGCGGACATCATCAATGCCTGCGTGGACATCCTCACCAACACGACCGGTCGCCCGCTGTACTCCGACATCGTCGGAGAATCCGTTCCGTCGACCCTTGCCAGTTACGGCCTCTATGTCAATCCCGACGGACTGCTTCAGAGCCCGGCCAACGCGGATGCGCCGACGAGGCAGGTGAACACGCTCATCGCGCCCGGCGGTTACGTCGGCAACTGGTTGAGGGACAACGGTGCGACGCGAACTCTGATCGCGCTCTACCGTTCGGCGTACACCGTGCAAGCCGTCTACGGGTTTGCAGCGCAGCAGATTTCCGGATCCGCCCAGCTGGTGACGAACACGAAGGACGGCGTGGAGTCGGAAGTCGGCATGTCGATGGCGCCGCCGCTGTGGATCGTGAACTTCGCCCTGATCTACGTCGTGGACCCTGCCCTCGCAGCCGCGATGCCGGCCTACTGGGCTCCCATCCCGCCCGAGGTCGTCGAGGCCGTCAAGGCGAGCCCCACCGGTCAGGTGCCCTACGCCGATTACGCGTCCTACCTCGAGTGAACTTCGGGGAGGTTGTGGTCGAGAAATCCGACGAGAGCGACCACAACCTCCCCCTCGTTACGATGTGTCATGGCTGTTGTGGTGATGGGTGTGAGTGGATGTGGGAAAACGACATTCGCGCGGAAGCTTGCCGACGCGATCGGTGGCTCATTCATCGACGCGGACGATTACCACAGCGCGTCGTCGATCGAGAAGATGCGCGCCGGTCGGGCGCTCGACGACCGCGATCGTAAGCCCTGGCTGCGTGCCGTCGCAGTGGCTGCTGCCGAATGCGTCGAGACGCCGGTGATCGCGTGCTCGGCACTGAAGCGGTCGTATCGAGACATCCTGCGTGCCGGTATTCCGAGCGTCTTCCTGCATCTGGACGTGCCCATGGACGTCGTGCGGTCCAGGGTTCGCGAACGCGGCGACCACTTCTTCTCCGAAAAGCTGGTCGCCTCGCAGTTCGAGACGCTCGAGCCGCTGGAACCCGACGAGCACGGCGTCGTCCTCGACGGCACCCTGTCGCTCACCGAACTCCTCGACGCCGCGTGCTCGTACGTCGCGGGCCGATCGGATGGTCGCGGGTGATACGACGGAGACCCGACCGTGTGGCCGGGACTTTCGTCGCGGAGGGGTGTTCACCAACGCCGGATCACGCCGGGCAGCACAGAGACATCGACAACGCCACTCTGATCGACAGTGGCGCAGTGCCGCAGCGGATCATGCCTCGTGACGTGGAATATAGCCAGCGCCGTACAGCACGAAGTCGCAGAGCATTCGCTTGATGTCCGACTCGTCGGTGTCGCGTGGGAACAGGTTGTTCGCGCTGAGGGTCGCGCCCAGGATCAGGGCCAGCGCCATTCGAACCGAGCTGCGCACCTCCCCGGTCGCGTTGCTGCGGCCTATCTCGACGTACCGTTCGACTCCCCTCACCAAAGCATCCAGGCAGGCTTCGAAAACGGGTTCGTCGACCGACCCGGTGTTTTCGGCCGGAACCCTGGCGCTCAATGACACCAAGATCTGCCTGTTGGACATACACAGGTCGTAGAGGCCTGATACGAAGCGGAACGTGACATCGCGGGGGTCGTCCTCGGGGCGTGTCGCGATGCTCCTTGCGAACTCGTACATGAACCGAACGAGTGGACCCGCTGCTGTTGCCCGGAAGAGTTCGTCCTTCGACGTGAAGTGCCGGAAGATCATCGACTCGGTGACGCCTGCTCGCTCGGCGACCGAGCGGATGCTGGTGCCGTCGAGGCCGGTTCTCGCGAACTCTTCGTATGCAGCGCTGGTGATGAGTGCGCGTACCTCATTGCTCGATCGGCGTTTCCGTGCGGGGCTGGCGGTCACCGCCCCATGGTCTCACGACCCCAAATAGGGGAGTGACACTCCCTTGACATGAGATGCAGATTACAGTTGAATCATTCCGAGAGTTAAACCACAAATGACCGGCTCCTGTCCGACGCGCGGACCTCGTGCGCGGGCACGCGACGAGCGGGTTCTCGCACCCCGGCAAGAGGAGAATTTCATGGACACAACACAACCCGAGGGACGACTGTTCATCGATGGCGAGTTCCGCGAGGCAAAGTCCGGACGACGCTATCCCGTCATCAACCCTGCCGATGAGTCCGTGATCGCGCAGGCGGCGGACGCGGGTACGGAGGATGTAGACGACGCCGTCACTGCAGCGCGGAGGTTTGCCGACACATCCGGCTGGGGGACCGATCACGAGTTCCGGAAGCACTGCATGGTTCAGCTGCAGAACGGACTTCGCGCTCGTGCGAGCGAATTCGAAGAGTTGCTGATCGCAGAGGCGGGTGTCGTGCGGTCCAATCTGGCCACGCACGTGCGCTTCATGATCGAAGGGATGGACTTCTTCAACAACCTCATCACATCGTTCCCCTGGGAAGAGGATCTCGGCCCCTACGAGGTGCTGGGCACGCACAGCGAGCGGCAAGTTCGCTATGAGCCCTACGGCGTCGTCGGTGCGATCACGCCGTGGAATGCGCCGTTCATGACCGCCATATGGAAGGTGCACCATGGTCTCGCGACCGGCAACGCGGTGATCCTCAAGAGCGCCCCGGACACCCCCCTGACTGCAGCGCTCCTGGCCGAGGTCATCAGGGACTCCACCGACATCCCGGCAGGCGCGTTCCATGCGCTGAGTTCCGCGGACAAGGGGATCGTCGGTGACGCGATGACCGCCGACCAGCGAATCGATCTGTTCCACTTCACCGGCTCGCCGGGCGTGGGTCAGCGGATCGCCGAGCGCGCGGCCAACGGCATCCGGCACACGGTTCTCGAACTGGGAGGAAAGTCGGCCAACATCATCCTTCCGGACGCCGACTTGGACATGGCATGCGGCCTCGGGGTTGCGATGTGCATGGCCAACAGCGGTCAAGGTTGTGCACTCGCGACGCGCATGGTTGTCCACAGTGATGTCTACGACCAGGTTCTCAAACGCTTGGAAGCGTTTGTCGGAAACCTCCCCTGGGGCGATCCGAACGATCCTGCGAACGTGGTCGGCCCGATCATCCGGGAGGACCAGCTCGAGCGCATCGAAGGGTTGGTCGACCGTGCGCGCGCCGAAGGCGCTCGAGTCCTTGTCGGCGGTGAACGCGGCGACCGCAATGGTCGCGGCTTCTGGTATCGCCCGACAGTTCTGGTGGATGTCGACGAAAACTCGGAGATCGCACAGACGGAGGTGTTCGGCCCCGTGCTCTCCGTGATCCGATACGAGGGTGACGACGACGAAGCGGTCCGTGTAGCGAACAACTCGCGGTATGGGCTCTCGGCCTACGTGCAGTCTGCCGACGAGGATCGCGCGTGGGCGGTGGCTCGTAGGCTCAGGGCAGGAACCGTCAACATCAACAACTCCTTCTACCTCTCACCCGACGCCCCGTTCGGTGGGTACGGAATCAGCGGCGACGGTGTCGAACACGGCGTCGCCGGATTCCGGGAGTACCTGCGCATCAAGTCGATCGCCAGCCCCAGCCACTGAAAGGCCAGCGCATGCGTATGAAAGACAAAGTTGTTGCAATCACCGGGTCGGGATCCGGACTCGGACGTGAAGGAGCGCTGCTCTTCGCATCCGAAGGAGCGTCTGTCATCGTCAGCGACGTCGTACCCGGTCGCGCACAGGCGGTCGCACAGGAGATTCTCGACCAAGGTGGCGCCGCGTCGGCTGTCGATGCAGACGTCCGCGTCGAAGCGGACATGGATGCCTTGGTATCGATTGCCGTCGAGACCTTCGGACGCATCGATGTGATGTGGGCGAATGCCGGTATCCCCGAGCCCGGATTCGGGATGCAGCCGCTGGCCGAGTCCTCGCTGGCGGATTGGAACAACATATTCGCGGTGAACTCTACTGGCGTCTATCTCGCATGGAGGTCCGCTGCGCGATGGATGATCGCACACAGCCGACCCGGGACACTGCTCGCCACATCGTCCGCGGCTTCCTACAACGCCTACCCCGGATTTCCCATGTACACCGCATCGAAAGCGGCGGTGAACGGCCTGGTGCGCGCGGCGGCCCTGGAATTCGGCAAGTTCGGCATTCGCGCCAACGCCCTCTGCCCGACCCACGGCATGTCTGTGAACTTCGCGCTGCCGTCCGACGCCGAGGTACTGGGGAAGTCGTACGAAGAGATGCAACCGTGGGATCCCGACAACCGGGCGATGCCGCTGCGTCTCGACCAGCCGCCGCTGATCCGTGACAACGCAAATCTTGCACTCTTTCTTGCGTCCGACGAGTCGAGATACATGTCCGGTCAGTCGATTCAATCCGCAGACGGTGGCCAATTCGCCCGAACATCGATCATCTTTCCGACCGATCTGGGTCAGGACCAGGACATCACGTCGGGTTCCATCCCGGATGAACTGCGCGACCAGATCGACCGTTGAGTGGTCGACGAACACGGTCGGTTGAACCGGACCGTTCTTCGTCGACGCGCGTGCGCCGGGCCCCGGCATTCAACCCCCCCGGGGTCCGGCCGGTGCTCGCGCACAACAACGCTCGTTCAGGCCCGGCTATATCTGCCCCCTTGGAGGTGTGCACGCATGGACTCATCGGTTCGATTCGATCCGCGAATCTCAGGACTGTCCCAGCAGGTCAAGACCCTCGCCGAGCCACAGGCCGTCTACTCGGAGAAGGCGCGGAACGTTCGCGCCGAGCACATCGACGGTGCTCTGCATCTCTATCGGTACGAAGACATTCTCACCATGAACAGGCATCCTAGCGTGCTTGGAAACGGCGGCCGGGGAGGGAGTTTCGGTTACGAAGGCCGGCTCATCCCGCTGGAAATCGACGGTCCGGACCACATGAAGTGGCGCCGACTACTCGACCCGATGTTCGCGCCACGAGCGATGGCCCGCCTCGAGAACCAGATCCGGGGGCTCG harbors:
- a CDS encoding alpha/beta fold hydrolase, with the translated sequence MDSRLTYRRTGSGEPLLLLHGIGATMDDFSALVPRLAEHFDVLNVDLPGHGSSPQQSGRPTIGALTDTLVTTLDAHGLDRVHVLGNSLGGRLAIELAVRDRALSVVALSPSGLGMPPERIYQGALMTISRLLNKARSPFIEPMARTVVGRTALTAGLRARPWTTSRAEALSVKGGFAESDGFWSMLWDAVLTDVPTGLDRITCPVTLAQGVLDTVASAQTVRYTPIIPGARFVPLPWAGHAPQSDCPEAIVDLVRRTAARATDAYCR
- the ahpC gene encoding alkyl hydroperoxide reductase subunit C, whose translation is MSLINKKIKPFKAEAFKDGAFVTVSDEDIKDKWAIFFFYPADFTFVCPTELGDLADHYEELQKLGVEVFSVSTDTHFTHKAWHGSSETIGKIKYAMIGDPTLQISTDFEVLREEQGLADRGTFLVDPDGVVQFTEVTAEGIGRNAAELVRKVKAAQYVRSHPGEVCPAKWEEGDDTLAPSLELVGKI
- the ahpF gene encoding alkyl hydroperoxide reductase subunit F; translated protein: MLDASLAAQLKSLLEKVTQPIELVSSLDDRPKSTELADLLDQIAGMSDLVTHVRDGEATRRPSFLIRRVGTDIEVEFAGIPLGHEFTSLVLALLQVGGHPSKEAVELLEQVRDLEGDFHFETFFSLSCQNCPDVVQALNVMCVTNSRIKHTAIEGSLFQDEVDARQVMAVPTVFLNGELFGSGRMNLEQIVGKLDTGSAERTAAAISEKDPFDVLVVGGGPAGATAAIYASRKGIRTGVLAERFGGQVLDTMAIENFSSVPYTEGPKFAAELENHVRQYDVDIMNVQKAAKLTPAPTEGGLVEVELESGARLLSRSVILATGARWRAMNVPGEDEYRNKGVTYCPHCDGPLFKGKRVAVIGGGNSGVEAAIDLAGVVAHVTLIEFDSVLRADEVLQRKLRSLPNVDIIVSALTTEVLGDGSKVTGLSYTDRTTDESRTLELDGVFVQIGLLPNTEWLSGTVELSQRGEIVVDDHGRTSVPGVFAAGDCTTVPYKQIIVSAGAGATAALGAFDHLIRTSAPAEDAVAATV
- a CDS encoding gluconokinase — encoded protein: MAVVVMGVSGCGKTTFARKLADAIGGSFIDADDYHSASSIEKMRAGRALDDRDRKPWLRAVAVAAAECVETPVIACSALKRSYRDILRAGIPSVFLHLDVPMDVVRSRVRERGDHFFSEKLVASQFETLEPLEPDEHGVVLDGTLSLTELLDAACSYVAGRSDGRG
- a CDS encoding aldehyde dehydrogenase family protein, whose product is MDTTQPEGRLFIDGEFREAKSGRRYPVINPADESVIAQAADAGTEDVDDAVTAARRFADTSGWGTDHEFRKHCMVQLQNGLRARASEFEELLIAEAGVVRSNLATHVRFMIEGMDFFNNLITSFPWEEDLGPYEVLGTHSERQVRYEPYGVVGAITPWNAPFMTAIWKVHHGLATGNAVILKSAPDTPLTAALLAEVIRDSTDIPAGAFHALSSADKGIVGDAMTADQRIDLFHFTGSPGVGQRIAERAANGIRHTVLELGGKSANIILPDADLDMACGLGVAMCMANSGQGCALATRMVVHSDVYDQVLKRLEAFVGNLPWGDPNDPANVVGPIIREDQLERIEGLVDRARAEGARVLVGGERGDRNGRGFWYRPTVLVDVDENSEIAQTEVFGPVLSVIRYEGDDDEAVRVANNSRYGLSAYVQSADEDRAWAVARRLRAGTVNINNSFYLSPDAPFGGYGISGDGVEHGVAGFREYLRIKSIASPSH
- a CDS encoding SDR family NAD(P)-dependent oxidoreductase; the encoded protein is MRMKDKVVAITGSGSGLGREGALLFASEGASVIVSDVVPGRAQAVAQEILDQGGAASAVDADVRVEADMDALVSIAVETFGRIDVMWANAGIPEPGFGMQPLAESSLADWNNIFAVNSTGVYLAWRSAARWMIAHSRPGTLLATSSAASYNAYPGFPMYTASKAAVNGLVRAAALEFGKFGIRANALCPTHGMSVNFALPSDAEVLGKSYEEMQPWDPDNRAMPLRLDQPPLIRDNANLALFLASDESRYMSGQSIQSADGGQFARTSIIFPTDLGQDQDITSGSIPDELRDQIDR